Proteins co-encoded in one Streptomyces rubradiris genomic window:
- a CDS encoding PPOX class F420-dependent oxidoreductase, with amino-acid sequence MSILPGDRLDLLERPLFVHLATLRPDGTPQSNPMWARWDGELLWFTSTTGRRKYRNIAADPRVAVSVNDPDQPYRYLEVRGVVERVDPDPECRLFTALAERYGRELNGALPGDAPDRIAIGVRPLHASWQ; translated from the coding sequence TTGTCCATTCTTCCCGGCGACCGTCTCGACCTGCTCGAACGCCCCCTGTTCGTGCATCTGGCGACCCTACGGCCGGACGGCACACCCCAGTCCAACCCGATGTGGGCCCGCTGGGACGGTGAGCTGCTGTGGTTCACCAGCACGACCGGGCGGCGGAAGTACCGGAACATCGCCGCCGACCCGCGGGTCGCCGTCTCGGTCAACGACCCCGATCAGCCCTACCGCTACCTGGAGGTGCGCGGAGTCGTCGAACGCGTCGACCCGGATCCGGAGTGCAGGCTGTTCACAGCCCTGGCCGAGCGCTACGGCCGCGAGCTGAACGGGGCGCTGCCCGGCGACGCCCCGGACCGGATCGCGATCGGCGTCCGCCCGCTCCACGCCAGCTGGCAGTGA
- a CDS encoding acyl-CoA thioesterase, translating into MTTTLPLADAPARLLTDSLVLDATAPDTFRSRRSVPAGVSAVFGGQIVAQALSAAARTVPQGREPHSLHGYFLFRGDPAQPITYRVERLRDGHSFSSRRVVAVQTGGRAQQEIFHLTASFKRTSRPGEDHQIGMPPAPSPHRLPHAVDEPPAQVHPGVIRLLSDLRDVIDVRYVHGPAGAPAGVRADTSGTVTRVWFRVRGLPPGTDSADPALHHCLLAYLSDLTLLDSASPHHRTGRPNEGNGIAVSLDHAMWFHRPLSADEWLLYEQRSPTSADGRALVHARIYTADGTLAATVVQEGVIRPGRTPGLPHPSDALPEPDIDPFSWTVAKPETD; encoded by the coding sequence ATGACGACGACACTTCCCCTCGCGGACGCGCCCGCCCGGCTGCTGACCGACTCGCTGGTCCTCGACGCGACGGCCCCGGACACCTTCCGCTCGCGCCGCAGCGTCCCGGCAGGTGTGTCCGCGGTGTTCGGTGGCCAGATCGTCGCCCAGGCGCTGAGCGCCGCCGCCCGCACCGTGCCGCAGGGCCGCGAACCGCACTCGTTGCACGGCTACTTCCTCTTCCGCGGCGACCCCGCCCAGCCGATCACCTACCGCGTGGAGCGGCTGAGAGACGGCCACTCCTTCAGCAGCCGGCGGGTGGTGGCGGTGCAGACCGGCGGTCGTGCGCAACAGGAGATCTTCCATCTGACGGCCTCCTTCAAGAGGACCTCGCGGCCGGGCGAGGACCACCAGATCGGCATGCCGCCGGCGCCGTCCCCGCACCGCCTGCCGCACGCGGTCGACGAGCCCCCGGCCCAGGTGCATCCCGGGGTCATCCGGCTGCTGTCCGACCTGCGCGACGTCATCGACGTGCGCTACGTCCACGGTCCCGCGGGTGCCCCCGCCGGTGTGCGGGCGGACACGTCCGGCACCGTCACTCGCGTCTGGTTCCGGGTCCGCGGGCTGCCGCCGGGAACGGACTCCGCCGACCCCGCGCTGCACCACTGCCTCCTCGCCTATCTCTCGGACCTGACCCTGCTGGACTCCGCATCCCCGCACCATCGCACGGGCCGGCCCAACGAGGGCAACGGGATCGCGGTCAGTCTCGACCACGCCATGTGGTTCCACCGTCCCTTGAGCGCGGACGAGTGGCTGCTGTACGAGCAGCGCAGTCCGACCTCCGCCGATGGCCGGGCCCTGGTCCACGCCAGGATCTACACGGCCGACGGCACGCTGGCGGCAACGGTCGTCCAGGAAGGAGTCATCCGCCCCGGCCGCACCCCAGGTCTCCCCCACCCCTCCGACGCGCTCCCGGAGCCCGACATCGACCCCTTCTCCTGGACCGTGGCCAAACCGGAGACGGACTGA
- a CDS encoding ParA family protein gives MTSSATSSDREKVVSKLPEGLRHTLKIRAAQYGVEMQAAVEQGIRDWCSLASATATVDTSGAESFSTFLPLGQWEEFREIAADRRVSLIQGLAQSVQLWLDANPAPDVKRPEITRRIIVCNQKGGVGKTAITAGLGEALAEDTNKLHAVRVAKALTKALRASEAPSGEEPANDDPLEVENLPGLGLRVLLVDFDPQCHLTNQLGAAPLPMNGDSLTNHMAGDPKGDLRDLIVSIEDETFGGRLHLLPACNDAFLLDVRLSAVRAREAALERALAPLEADYDVILVDCPPSLGLSMDAAAYYGRRRDGEKPGQSGALIVVQAEDSSADAYELLTTQIDDLRNDLQVDIDYLGIVVNLYDSRRGFIATSSLQGWVDIKDPRVVGLIGDLKEQKEAVRMKRPLLAYAPKSQQAIGMRALAREIA, from the coding sequence ATGACTTCGTCAGCCACCTCCAGCGACCGTGAAAAGGTCGTGTCCAAGCTGCCGGAAGGACTCCGGCACACCCTGAAGATCAGAGCCGCCCAGTACGGCGTCGAGATGCAGGCCGCCGTCGAACAGGGCATCCGCGACTGGTGCAGCCTGGCCTCCGCCACCGCGACCGTCGACACGTCGGGCGCCGAGTCGTTCTCCACTTTCCTTCCGCTCGGACAGTGGGAGGAGTTCCGCGAGATCGCCGCGGATCGCCGTGTGTCCCTCATTCAGGGACTGGCCCAGTCCGTGCAACTGTGGCTCGACGCCAACCCCGCACCCGACGTCAAACGCCCTGAGATCACCCGCCGCATCATCGTCTGCAACCAGAAGGGCGGCGTCGGCAAGACGGCGATCACTGCCGGCCTCGGTGAAGCCCTCGCCGAGGACACCAACAAGCTGCACGCCGTACGCGTCGCGAAGGCGCTGACCAAGGCCCTGCGTGCGAGCGAAGCCCCCTCCGGTGAAGAACCGGCCAACGACGATCCGCTGGAAGTCGAGAACCTGCCCGGCCTCGGACTCCGCGTCCTCCTGGTCGACTTCGATCCGCAGTGCCACCTCACCAACCAGCTCGGCGCGGCTCCCCTGCCCATGAACGGTGACAGCCTCACCAACCACATGGCAGGCGACCCCAAGGGAGACCTCCGCGACCTCATCGTCTCCATCGAGGACGAGACCTTCGGAGGACGGCTTCATCTCCTGCCCGCCTGCAACGACGCCTTCCTGCTCGACGTCCGCCTCTCCGCCGTACGAGCCCGAGAAGCAGCCCTGGAGCGCGCGCTGGCCCCGCTTGAGGCCGACTACGACGTCATCCTCGTCGACTGCCCGCCCAGCCTCGGCCTGAGCATGGATGCCGCCGCCTACTACGGCCGCCGCCGCGACGGCGAGAAGCCCGGTCAGTCGGGCGCCCTCATCGTCGTCCAGGCCGAGGACAGCTCCGCCGACGCCTACGAACTGCTCACCACGCAGATCGACGACCTGCGTAACGACCTCCAGGTCGACATCGACTACCTCGGCATCGTCGTCAACCTCTACGACTCCCGCCGCGGCTTCATCGCCACGTCCTCGCTCCAAGGGTGGGTCGACATAAAGGATCCGCGGGTCGTCGGGCTCATCGGCGACCTCAAAGAACAGAAAGAAGCAGTCCGTATGAAGCGGCCCCTGCTGGCCTACGCACCCAAGTCACAGCAGGCGATCGGCATGCGCGCACTGGCCCGGGAGATCGCATGA
- a CDS encoding ParB/RepB/Spo0J family partition protein, with protein MSKADQLGAGRFGGGVRPISARRQAVAAATGVPTDAVPPPTELAPHRISLNPDNPRSSLGDLTDLAGSLKTHGQKQAITVMNRDAYLRANPEREADLEPDTTHVVIDGSSRLAAAREAQLPTVKVMVSDDQGTNSEELLESALVANIHRQDLGELDEARALQRLLAIHGSQTALAKRLHRSQGWVSQRLALLKLTPELQAKIGDEPIDLLRAVASKPPAQQQEALDELKAARAREEEEKRSHAKARRGDTHPVTHRDGASEDKEPRGPAVPLPAEPAGDSAPSRPDGYYGVIGDDEADAPSPAAPSAVAADGPAQHQPVPEQRADPSPSADSQERTEHRSQPRRVPYDEPGTLAMLLDRNIDNDDTFFGLLRILGTKGLQRDPHRLGELARSFAEQAAVQAD; from the coding sequence ATGAGCAAGGCCGACCAGCTGGGAGCCGGCCGCTTCGGCGGGGGAGTACGTCCCATCAGCGCACGTCGCCAGGCTGTCGCCGCCGCCACCGGTGTGCCCACCGACGCCGTGCCCCCACCCACCGAACTCGCTCCCCACCGCATCAGCCTGAACCCCGACAACCCCCGCTCCAGCCTCGGTGATCTCACCGATCTCGCGGGCAGTCTCAAGACTCACGGTCAGAAGCAGGCGATCACGGTCATGAACCGTGACGCCTACCTCAGGGCCAACCCGGAGCGCGAAGCCGACCTCGAACCCGACACCACCCATGTGGTCATCGACGGCAGTAGCCGCCTCGCCGCCGCCCGCGAGGCACAGCTCCCCACCGTCAAGGTCATGGTCAGCGACGACCAGGGCACCAACTCCGAAGAGCTCCTCGAATCCGCCCTCGTCGCCAACATCCACCGCCAGGATCTCGGCGAGCTGGACGAGGCCAGAGCCCTCCAGCGCCTCCTGGCCATCCATGGCAGCCAGACCGCGCTGGCCAAGCGTCTCCACCGGTCCCAGGGCTGGGTGTCACAGCGCCTGGCACTCCTCAAACTCACTCCGGAACTACAGGCCAAGATCGGCGATGAGCCCATCGACCTGCTCCGAGCGGTCGCCAGCAAGCCCCCCGCGCAGCAGCAGGAAGCCCTGGACGAGCTCAAGGCCGCACGGGCCCGCGAGGAAGAGGAGAAGCGCAGCCACGCGAAGGCGCGCCGAGGCGACACCCACCCGGTCACACACCGGGACGGCGCAAGCGAGGACAAAGAACCGCGTGGCCCCGCGGTGCCCCTTCCTGCCGAACCGGCCGGCGACTCCGCACCGAGCCGACCGGACGGCTATTACGGCGTAATAGGAGACGACGAAGCCGACGCGCCCTCCCCGGCAGCCCCTTCGGCGGTGGCAGCCGATGGGCCGGCCCAGCACCAGCCCGTGCCCGAACAACGGGCAGATCCCTCCCCCTCGGCCGACTCACAGGAGCGCACCGAGCATCGCTCGCAGCCACGCAGAGTGCCGTACGACGAACCCGGCACCCTCGCCATGCTCCTGGACCGGAACATCGACAACGACGACACCTTCTTCGGCCTCCTCCGGATCCTGGGCACGAAGGGACTGCAACGCGATCCCCACCGCCTCGGTGAACTGGCACGCTCCTTCGCTGAGCAAGCCGCCGTCCAGGCCGACTGA
- a CDS encoding replication initiation protein, RepL2, translating into MSSDDKQKNLELLEKTVGMTANQRLVVMLYALHPTDRSGAVLETAANLAKLVGMAAPVFSRTRKQVIEAGWLEETERIGHIRYYRLDPKRMGENVVIPLRRAT; encoded by the coding sequence ATCAGCAGTGATGACAAGCAGAAGAACCTCGAACTGCTCGAGAAGACAGTCGGCATGACCGCTAACCAGCGGCTCGTCGTCATGCTGTACGCCCTGCATCCCACCGATCGGTCCGGTGCCGTACTCGAGACGGCCGCCAACCTGGCCAAGCTGGTCGGTATGGCCGCACCCGTCTTCTCCCGCACGCGCAAGCAGGTCATCGAGGCCGGCTGGCTGGAGGAGACCGAGAGGATCGGCCACATCAGGTACTACCGGCTCGACCCCAAGCGCATGGGCGAGAACGTCGTCATCCCGCTCCGCCGTGCCACATGA
- a CDS encoding MarR family transcriptional regulator: MGAVRRLVDADTGEPIPYAPYAFSGRHTQVDKARVEAITESRAFTPSQKFLVLWWIGVSPEGMEPLRATGADIAKRVGMSTDAVGKINRKLAKHRILIVRGRVGNYNFYRISPYIAFHGTGLEQREAVKTCNPPDIPGFDENIPARWEAQ; encoded by the coding sequence TTGGGAGCAGTACGCAGGCTGGTCGACGCCGACACAGGCGAGCCGATCCCCTATGCGCCGTACGCCTTCTCCGGCAGACACACTCAGGTCGACAAGGCGCGTGTCGAGGCGATCACCGAATCCAGGGCGTTCACGCCCAGCCAGAAGTTCCTCGTTCTGTGGTGGATCGGAGTGTCCCCGGAGGGCATGGAGCCGCTACGAGCGACCGGCGCGGACATCGCCAAGCGCGTGGGGATGTCCACTGACGCGGTCGGGAAGATCAACAGGAAGCTGGCGAAGCACCGCATCCTGATTGTCCGAGGGCGCGTCGGTAACTACAACTTCTACCGAATCAGCCCTTACATCGCGTTTCATGGAACGGGGCTTGAGCAGCGTGAAGCTGTGAAGACGTGCAACCCGCCGGACATCCCCGGATTTGACGAGAACATCCCTGCGCGGTGGGAGGCCCAGTGA
- a CDS encoding cytochrome P450, which translates to MDDLTVYTPSPPAGQNALVVFPQARECPELPPSGYAPLRGSAPLGRVMLRDGRSAWAVTGHALARELLSDPRLSRDRSHPGFLAPEEWSAEVGTHGASPALVADPGDEAPHRPPLPYLTPRRTAALRPHLQRIADRLLTGMERQGPPADLVSAFALPMSALAIGTLLGVPYEDHDFFEGCSGRLLRGRTVREAATARAELERYTGQLLDRKRHEPGDGLLDDLMRQDGQGSLDRARLVTLPGTLLARGHETTADLVALAAFTLLRHPEHLAVLRAGKTPMTAVAEELLRCLATPNGILRVAVEDVEIAGRTIRSGECVVFVTALINRDATVFAEPETLDWDRPAGHHLAFGSGVHECLGRNLVRAQLEIALGSLFTRFPGLRLAVPAEEIRSKPANPTSDGLLELPVAW; encoded by the coding sequence ATGGACGACCTCACTGTGTACACCCCCTCCCCTCCCGCGGGCCAGAACGCCCTGGTCGTCTTCCCCCAGGCTCGCGAGTGCCCCGAGCTGCCGCCCTCCGGATACGCACCGCTGCGCGGCTCCGCCCCCCTCGGCCGGGTCATGCTCCGCGACGGGCGGTCGGCCTGGGCCGTCACCGGACACGCCCTCGCCCGGGAACTGCTCAGTGACCCCAGGTTGTCCCGCGACCGCAGCCACCCGGGGTTCCTGGCCCCCGAGGAGTGGTCCGCCGAGGTGGGCACCCACGGCGCGTCGCCCGCCCTCGTGGCCGACCCCGGGGACGAAGCCCCGCACCGGCCACCGCTCCCGTACCTCACACCGCGGCGCACCGCCGCCCTGCGCCCGCACCTCCAGCGGATCGCCGACCGGTTGCTCACCGGGATGGAGCGGCAGGGTCCCCCGGCGGACCTGGTCTCGGCCTTCGCCCTGCCGATGTCGGCGCTGGCGATCGGCACGCTGCTCGGCGTGCCATACGAGGACCACGACTTCTTCGAGGGGTGTTCCGGACGCCTGCTACGCGGCCGCACGGTGCGGGAAGCCGCCACCGCCCGCGCGGAACTCGAGCGGTACACCGGGCAGTTGCTGGACCGCAAACGGCACGAGCCGGGCGACGGACTGCTGGATGACCTCATGCGCCAGGACGGACAAGGCTCCCTGGACCGCGCCCGACTGGTCACCCTGCCGGGAACGCTCCTGGCGAGGGGACACGAGACGACGGCCGACCTGGTGGCGCTCGCGGCGTTCACACTGCTGCGTCACCCGGAGCATCTCGCCGTCCTGCGCGCCGGGAAGACGCCGATGACCGCCGTGGCGGAGGAACTCCTGCGCTGTCTCGCCACCCCGAACGGGATACTTCGCGTGGCCGTGGAAGACGTGGAGATCGCCGGGCGCACCATCCGCTCCGGTGAGTGCGTCGTCTTCGTGACGGCGCTCATCAACCGGGACGCGACGGTTTTCGCGGAACCGGAGACCCTCGACTGGGACCGTCCCGCCGGACACCACCTCGCGTTCGGTTCCGGTGTGCACGAGTGCCTGGGCCGGAACCTGGTACGCGCACAACTCGAGATCGCGCTGGGCTCCCTCTTCACACGGTTCCCGGGCCTGCGGCTGGCCGTCCCCGCCGAGGAGATCCGCTCCAAGCCGGCGAACCCGACGAGTGACGGTCTGCTCGAACTGCCGGTCGCGTGGTGA
- a CDS encoding DUF6009 family protein, which produces MSSLITEDEISHETAFVWLEDIDRLDYVRQSLDRLPTRKSRPAYHRDGRMVGYAVLGPTAKASRASGTFRRRVFWLLPHDRDSQPEGLYATGAPAEAIDPRTLRPCVKGYKTERSEGGPPSTAMEEIGRTLPL; this is translated from the coding sequence ATGAGCTCCCTGATCACTGAGGACGAGATCAGCCACGAGACCGCGTTCGTCTGGCTCGAGGACATCGACCGGCTCGACTACGTGCGCCAGAGCCTGGACCGTCTGCCCACGCGCAAGTCCAGGCCGGCCTATCACCGTGATGGACGCATGGTCGGCTACGCCGTCCTCGGCCCCACCGCCAAGGCATCCCGGGCGTCCGGCACGTTCCGGCGGCGAGTCTTCTGGCTCCTGCCCCATGACCGCGACAGCCAGCCCGAGGGCCTGTACGCCACGGGCGCCCCCGCCGAAGCGATCGACCCACGCACCCTCAGGCCGTGTGTCAAGGGCTACAAGACCGAGCGCTCCGAAGGGGGGCCGCCGTCCACGGCCATGGAGGAGATCGGCAGAACGCTCCCGTTGTGA
- a CDS encoding phage/plasmid primase, P4 family → MTSPRLETLFEFDPAAVAAQIRAQGGTAVPAPARPAGQVPDPDAGVSGDGLLPDTLSDRGNAKLFVKLYANDYRHVPGIGWYRWDSTRWQIDEDDSVQWAAGDLAEAIASHDPRGIHTAGALQSHRRRSLSTAGINAMLSQAKTAPGMVLNAARLDADPYALCTPDGIVDLRTGVSRAADPRRDLHSRSTSVGPQPQPTPRWRRFLTDTFGDDAEGHEMIDYLQVLLGYSITGDVGGQILPFLFGSGKNGKSVLLDVLMKLLGDYADAAPPGFLMARPYEGHPTDLAELHGRRVIVCSEVKPGDKFDEARVKLLTGGDRIKARRMRQDFFSFEPTHKLWLLGNHRPEVGTGGFAFWRRMRLIPFERVVSDDRKIDNLADILVTEEGAGILGWLIDGARRYLAGDRDLTGPARVRIATTAYAETEDHTGRFYDEACVLRPDLRVEQTSLYSAYKSWCQNEGAPVMSSRAFAARTRELVGLASPKQMVLSNQRKHYPGIGLLTDQEREAPL, encoded by the coding sequence GTGACCTCCCCCCGGCTCGAGACGCTCTTCGAGTTCGACCCGGCGGCGGTCGCCGCCCAGATCCGCGCTCAAGGAGGTACGGCTGTTCCCGCTCCCGCCCGCCCGGCCGGCCAGGTCCCGGACCCGGACGCCGGGGTGAGCGGGGACGGCCTGCTGCCCGACACCCTGTCCGACCGCGGCAACGCCAAGCTGTTCGTCAAGCTGTACGCCAACGACTACCGGCATGTGCCGGGCATCGGCTGGTACCGGTGGGACTCCACCCGTTGGCAGATCGACGAGGACGACAGCGTGCAGTGGGCGGCGGGCGACCTCGCCGAGGCCATCGCCTCCCACGACCCCCGCGGCATCCACACCGCCGGCGCCCTGCAGAGTCACCGCCGCCGGTCCCTGTCGACGGCCGGCATCAACGCCATGCTCAGCCAGGCCAAGACCGCCCCCGGCATGGTCCTCAACGCCGCCCGGCTGGACGCCGACCCCTACGCCCTGTGCACGCCGGACGGGATCGTCGACCTGCGCACCGGCGTGAGCCGGGCCGCGGACCCCCGCAGGGACCTCCACTCCCGCTCCACCTCGGTCGGTCCGCAGCCGCAACCCACGCCCCGCTGGCGGCGGTTCCTCACCGACACGTTCGGCGACGACGCCGAGGGCCACGAGATGATCGATTACCTGCAGGTGCTCCTCGGGTACTCGATCACCGGTGACGTGGGAGGACAGATCCTGCCCTTCCTCTTCGGCTCGGGCAAGAACGGCAAGTCCGTCCTGCTCGACGTCCTCATGAAGCTCCTGGGCGACTACGCCGACGCGGCTCCGCCGGGTTTCCTCATGGCCCGCCCCTACGAGGGCCACCCCACCGACCTGGCCGAGCTGCACGGGCGGCGGGTCATCGTCTGCTCCGAGGTCAAGCCCGGGGACAAGTTCGACGAGGCCCGGGTCAAGCTTCTCACCGGCGGTGACCGGATCAAGGCCCGCCGGATGAGACAGGACTTCTTCAGCTTCGAGCCCACGCACAAGCTCTGGCTGCTCGGGAACCACCGTCCCGAGGTGGGCACCGGCGGCTTCGCGTTCTGGCGGCGTATGCGCCTGATCCCCTTCGAACGCGTCGTCTCCGACGACCGGAAGATCGACAACCTCGCCGACATCCTCGTCACCGAGGAGGGAGCGGGCATCCTGGGCTGGCTCATCGACGGCGCCCGCCGCTACCTCGCCGGCGACCGCGACCTGACCGGTCCGGCCCGCGTGCGCATCGCCACGACGGCCTACGCGGAGACCGAGGACCACACGGGGCGCTTCTACGATGAGGCCTGTGTCCTGCGCCCGGACCTGCGTGTGGAACAGACGTCGCTCTACTCGGCGTACAAGAGCTGGTGCCAGAATGAGGGAGCACCGGTCATGTCGTCACGGGCGTTCGCCGCGCGGACCCGCGAGTTGGTGGGCCTGGCCTCGCCCAAGCAGATGGTTCTGTCGAACCAGCGCAAGCACTACCCCGGTATCGGACTGCTCACCGACCAGGAAAGGGAAGCGCCCCTATGA